From the Deinococcus sonorensis KR-87 genome, the window CGCGGCGCGTACCTGCTGATCGCGGCCTTCCAGCTGATCGCGTGGCTGAGCGTGCAGCGCATCGCGCCCAAGCCGGTGGTGCAACCGGAGGGCGAGCAGGAACCGATTGGGCAGAGCATCCGCACCGGGGTGCAGTTCGTGACCCGCGATCCGGTGCTGGTGGGCAGCATGGCCCTGGACCTGTTCGCGGTGCTGTTCGGCGGGGCGGTGGCGCTGCTGCCGGTGTTCGCCAGCGACATCCTGAATGTCGGGGCCAGGGGCCTGGGGTTCCTGATCGCCGCGCCCAGCGTGGGCGCGCTGCTGGTGATGCTGTGGGCCACCCACCGGCCGCCGGTCCGGAACGCGGGCCGCACGCTGCTGCTGAACATTGCGGGCTTCGGGGTCAGCATCATCGTGTTCGCGCTCAGTACCAACCTGTACCTGAGCCTGGCCGCGCTGTTCTTCAGCGGCGCGTTCGACGGCGTGAGCATGGTGATCCGCCGGGCCATCCTGCGGCTGCGGACCCCCGATCACCTGCGCGGACGGGTGGCCAGTGTCAGCCTGCTGTTCATCGGGTCCAGCAACGAGATCGGGGCCTTCGAGAGCGGGCTGGCGGCCGGCTGGCTTGGCACGGTACGCAGCGTATGGCTGGGCGGGCTGGTGACGCTGGGGGTGGTCAGCATCGTGGCCGCCAAGGTGCCGGAACTGCGCCGGCTGCACCTGGACGGCAGCCCGCCGGAGCCGAAGGACGACCTGGAGCTGGAACGCTCCTCGCGGCTGGGCAACGCCGAGTAAGTAGTGTTGGTACCGGGCCACCCCTCCAGGGTGGCCCGGTGTGGTTTTACGCCTGCC encodes:
- a CDS encoding MFS transporter, which produces MSAPAQTSALRFPEFRWLLASSISSTFASRALAVVIGYQIYQITKNPLALGWLGLVEAVPALGLALVGGHFADRHDRRRILLITRSILIISAVLMALLSGATPNILGLYALVFASGLARGFGDPAASAFETQVVPMQAYVNASSWLGSAWQGASIVGPALGGFAFDLLGVRGAYLLIAAFQLIAWLSVQRIAPKPVVQPEGEQEPIGQSIRTGVQFVTRDPVLVGSMALDLFAVLFGGAVALLPVFASDILNVGARGLGFLIAAPSVGALLVMLWATHRPPVRNAGRTLLLNIAGFGVSIIVFALSTNLYLSLAALFFSGAFDGVSMVIRRAILRLRTPDHLRGRVASVSLLFIGSSNEIGAFESGLAAGWLGTVRSVWLGGLVTLGVVSIVAAKVPELRRLHLDGSPPEPKDDLELERSSRLGNAE